Below is a window of Chlamydiota bacterium DNA.
TTCTTTGATAATTGCAATCAATGTTTCACGATCTTCTTTATTGATTCTCTCTCGAAATTTTCGTTTTGCGCATACCTCAACGATTTCATTGATCAGAGATTTAGAAGTAGCAAGGCGGAATCTTTTTGCAATGAAGGCTTGGATAATTAGGCGGCAAGATCCCTTCAAAAGGCTATTGATGAAAATATTAGTATCTATGACGGCTATGACCATGGGGTCGGTGTCTTACTTCATGACAAGCTTTATCAATCTCTTCATCAGAAATTGGAGTGTTCGATATTTTTCTATCAATTCTTTGAAGGAGGGCCTTTAGACGATCTGGCCAAGTCGATTTCTCGAGTTTCTCGACCAATTCAATTTTTTGTTTAGGATTAAGAGTTTCAATCGCAGCCTCTATTTGGCTCAGGGTGATTTGAATATTAATATAGGGAGTTCTCATCTACACCATCCTCTACTCTAGACTATGAAATCTTCTTCTGGAGGTCAAGATTAGAATAGTTTAAGATTAGACCAGTACTTCTGTAAGATTCTTCTTTATTCAACGTATCTCAGGTCTTGCTCACTGGAGATGACAAGGTAAGGTCGATGGTCTTGATGAGGGCTTTGGGGATTCCAGGGTTCATGGATGTCTGTGGGTTTAAGAAGAACGCCTGCATCCCCTCCATGAACAAGAACAGCCTGGGCGTCTCCGGAATCTGTAATGCGCTGAGCATAAGCGGGTGTTGGGGAAGATGTTGGAATGTTGGACCAGCCGACTATATCACACAGCGTGTCCTTTCCCTTCTGAAACATGAGAATTTGTTTGACCGCTTTAGGGGGGCTCAGATCTTGAAAAACAGCGGACATTTCTTCTTCAGCAATTTTGATATAGAGCTTAATCATTTGAAGCATCCACCAAAATATCATCCC
It encodes the following:
- a CDS encoding putative toxin-antitoxin system toxin component, PIN family, translating into MVIAVIDTNIFINSLLKGSCRLIIQAFIAKRFRLATSKSLINEIVEVCAKRKFRERINKEDRETLIAIIKEAGEIVNPKIKITDCRDKDDNKVLECAIASKAQVIVTRDTDLLVLNPYKNVSIIPPEKFIPFLKNNE